The Streptomyces camelliae genome window below encodes:
- a CDS encoding DUF488 family protein — protein sequence MIHDDGPAPLLTVGHGTADREQLTALLHGAGVQAVVDVRTAPGSRHNPDALRSALERWLPREGIAYRWESRLGGFRRAAPESPDTFWENASFRGYAGYTRDPQFTAAMDDLLRQAAQVRTAVMCAETVWWRCHRRIIADFAVLARRTPVLHLAHDGRLTPHPATAGARLREDGLLVYDRH from the coding sequence ATGATCCACGACGACGGTCCCGCGCCGCTGCTCACCGTCGGCCACGGGACGGCCGACCGGGAGCAACTGACTGCCCTGCTGCACGGCGCGGGCGTCCAGGCCGTGGTCGATGTGCGCACCGCTCCCGGAAGCCGCCACAACCCGGACGCGCTCCGCAGCGCCCTGGAGCGATGGCTGCCACGGGAGGGGATCGCCTACCGCTGGGAATCGCGGCTCGGCGGATTCCGCAGGGCCGCGCCGGAATCACCCGACACGTTCTGGGAGAACGCCTCCTTCCGCGGCTACGCCGGCTACACCCGCGACCCTCAGTTCACTGCGGCGATGGACGATCTCCTGCGGCAGGCCGCGCAGGTACGGACCGCCGTGATGTGCGCCGAGACCGTATGGTGGCGCTGCCACCGGCGAATCATCGCCGACTTCGCCGTCCTGGCCCGCCGCACACCGGTGCTGCACCTGGCCCATGACGGTCGGCTCACGCCGCACCCGGCCACGGCCGGTGCCAGGCTCCGCGAAGACGGCCTTCTGGTGTACGACCGGCACTGA
- the adh gene encoding aldehyde dehydrogenase, with translation MTRYAAPGTEGAIVSYQARYDHFIGGEYVPPVRGQYFENPSPVNGQPFTEIARGTAEDVERALDAAHEAAPAWGRTPAAERSNILLKIADRMAAHLEALAVAESWENGKPVRETLAADIPLAIDHFRYFAGAIRAQEGSLSEIDDDTVAYHFHEPLGVVAQIIPWNFPILMAAWKLAPALAAGNAVVLKPAEQTPASIHYWVGLIADLLPPGVLNIVNGFGVEAGKPLASSPRVAKVAFTGETTTGRLIMQYASENIKPVTLELGGKSPNIFFDDVWAHDDDFRDKALEGFTMFALNQGEVCTCPSRALIQRGHYTDFLEAAVARTRQIKPGHPLDTDTMIGAQASNDQLEKILSYLDIGRQEGAKVLTGGERIEYDGELKGGYYVQPTIFEGDNRMRIFQEEIFGPVVSVASFDDFDDAIKIANDTLYGLGAGVWTRDTNTAYRAGRAIQAGRVWTNCYHAYPAHAAFGGYKQSGIGRETHKMMLEHYQQTKNVLCSYSPKRLGFF, from the coding sequence ATGACTCGTTACGCGGCGCCGGGCACCGAAGGCGCGATCGTCTCCTACCAGGCGCGCTACGACCACTTCATCGGCGGGGAGTACGTGCCGCCGGTGCGCGGGCAGTACTTCGAGAATCCGTCTCCGGTCAACGGGCAGCCGTTCACCGAGATCGCGCGCGGTACCGCGGAGGACGTCGAGCGGGCGCTGGACGCGGCACACGAGGCCGCGCCCGCGTGGGGCCGTACACCGGCGGCGGAGCGCAGCAACATCCTGCTGAAGATCGCCGACCGTATGGCGGCCCATCTGGAGGCGCTGGCCGTGGCGGAGAGCTGGGAGAACGGCAAGCCGGTCCGGGAAACGCTGGCGGCCGACATCCCGCTGGCGATCGACCACTTCCGGTACTTCGCGGGGGCGATCCGGGCGCAGGAGGGCTCGCTCAGCGAGATCGACGACGACACGGTGGCGTACCACTTCCACGAGCCCCTCGGGGTCGTCGCGCAGATCATCCCGTGGAACTTCCCGATCCTGATGGCGGCCTGGAAGCTGGCGCCGGCGCTCGCCGCGGGCAACGCGGTCGTCCTCAAGCCGGCCGAGCAGACCCCGGCGTCCATCCACTACTGGGTCGGCCTGATCGCGGACCTGCTGCCGCCGGGGGTACTGAACATCGTCAATGGCTTCGGTGTCGAGGCCGGCAAGCCGCTGGCGTCCAGTCCGCGGGTGGCGAAGGTGGCGTTCACCGGGGAGACCACGACCGGGCGGCTGATCATGCAGTACGCCTCGGAGAACATCAAGCCGGTCACCCTCGAACTCGGCGGCAAGTCCCCGAACATCTTCTTCGACGACGTGTGGGCGCACGACGACGACTTCCGGGACAAGGCGCTTGAGGGCTTCACCATGTTCGCGCTCAACCAGGGCGAGGTCTGCACCTGTCCGTCCCGGGCGCTCATCCAGCGCGGCCACTACACGGACTTCCTGGAAGCGGCGGTGGCCCGTACGCGGCAGATCAAGCCGGGGCACCCGCTCGACACCGACACGATGATCGGCGCCCAGGCCTCCAACGACCAGCTGGAGAAGATCCTCTCCTACCTGGACATCGGCCGGCAGGAGGGCGCGAAGGTCCTCACGGGCGGTGAGCGCATCGAGTACGACGGCGAACTGAAGGGCGGTTACTACGTCCAGCCGACCATCTTCGAGGGCGACAACCGCATGCGGATCTTCCAGGAGGAGATCTTCGGCCCGGTCGTCTCGGTGGCCTCCTTCGACGACTTCGACGACGCCATCAAGATCGCGAACGACACGCTGTACGGGCTCGGCGCGGGCGTGTGGACCCGGGACACGAACACCGCCTACCGGGCGGGCCGCGCGATCCAGGCCGGCCGCGTATGGACCAACTGCTACCACGCCTACCCGGCACACGCGGCGTTCGGCGGATACAAGCAGTCCGGGATCGGACGCGAGACGCACAAGATGATGCTGGAGCACTACCAGCAGACCAAGAACGTTCTTTGCAGCTATTCACCCAAGAGGCTTGGATTCTTCTAG
- a CDS encoding pyridoxamine 5'-phosphate oxidase family protein → MTAVDSHPSGARSSEQRKREALARLARDNDVWVATADTTGEPCLVPLAFWWDGEAVWLSTRDTNPTGRNLCSSGRVRLSFGHSRDVVLIHGTARMLTREELPAEVGDAFAAKDGWDPREDHPSYVFFRVTPQVLQAWGTVPEMAGRTLMRDGKWLV, encoded by the coding sequence ATGACGGCAGTTGACTCTCATCCCAGCGGCGCCCGTAGCTCGGAGCAGCGCAAGCGCGAGGCGCTTGCACGGCTTGCACGGGACAACGACGTATGGGTCGCCACGGCCGACACCACCGGCGAGCCGTGCCTCGTTCCGCTGGCCTTCTGGTGGGACGGCGAGGCAGTGTGGCTGTCCACCCGCGACACCAACCCGACTGGGCGTAACCTGTGCTCCTCGGGCAGGGTCCGGCTCAGCTTCGGCCATAGCCGGGACGTGGTCCTGATCCATGGCACCGCGCGCATGCTGACCCGTGAAGAGCTTCCGGCCGAGGTTGGCGACGCCTTCGCCGCCAAGGACGGCTGGGACCCTCGCGAGGACCACCCCTCATATGTTTTCTTCCGGGTCACCCCACAGGTGCTGCAGGCGTGGGGAACGGTTCCCGAGATGGCCGGCCGGACCCTGATGCGAGACGGGAAGTGGCTGGTCTAG
- a CDS encoding IS256 family transposase, translating to MTAPDSLPLHALAEDNLAAASPDLLRAMVKTFADALMSAEADALCNAEYGQVSDERVNHRNGYRLREWDTRAGTVELAVPKLRQGSYFPHWLLERRRRAEQALISVVATAYLLGVSTRRVEKLAESLGVTQLSKSQVSAMAKHLDEQVAAFRNRPLDAGPYAFVWVDALTQKVREGGRIINVHALIAVGVNADGHREILGLDVATAEDGAGWLAFLRSLIARGLSGVQLVISDAHMGLVNAIGATLPGASWQRCRTHYARALLSQVPKSAQPWVATLLRTVFEQPDIDAVQSQMRHVLDALEAKFPKAAAHLDAAQGDVLAFTAFPREIWRQIWSNNPQERLNKEIRRRTDVVGIFPDRTALIRLVGAVLAEQNDEWTEARRYMGLDLLAKARLHPIESETDDTVIPTELTA from the coding sequence ATGACCGCACCCGACAGTCTGCCCCTGCACGCCCTCGCGGAGGACAACCTCGCAGCGGCGAGTCCCGATCTGCTGCGCGCGATGGTCAAGACGTTCGCGGACGCGCTCATGTCCGCCGAGGCCGATGCCCTCTGCAATGCTGAATACGGGCAGGTCAGCGACGAGCGAGTCAACCATCGCAACGGGTATCGCCTTCGCGAGTGGGACACCCGCGCGGGCACCGTCGAACTCGCCGTTCCCAAGCTGCGTCAGGGCAGTTACTTCCCGCACTGGCTGCTGGAGCGTCGCCGCCGGGCTGAGCAGGCCCTCATCAGCGTGGTCGCCACCGCCTATCTGCTCGGCGTCTCCACCCGCCGAGTGGAGAAGCTCGCCGAGAGCCTGGGCGTCACCCAGCTGTCGAAGTCCCAGGTCAGCGCCATGGCCAAGCATCTCGACGAACAGGTCGCCGCGTTCCGCAACCGGCCCCTGGACGCCGGCCCCTACGCGTTCGTCTGGGTGGACGCGCTCACGCAGAAGGTTCGCGAGGGCGGCCGCATCATCAACGTCCACGCGCTGATCGCGGTCGGCGTCAACGCCGATGGGCACCGTGAGATTCTCGGCCTGGACGTGGCCACTGCCGAGGACGGCGCCGGCTGGCTGGCCTTCCTGCGCTCCCTGATCGCCCGCGGCCTATCGGGCGTCCAACTGGTCATCTCAGACGCGCACATGGGCCTGGTCAACGCGATCGGGGCCACCCTGCCCGGCGCGAGCTGGCAGCGATGTCGTACTCACTACGCCCGCGCGTTGCTGAGCCAGGTGCCCAAGTCGGCCCAGCCGTGGGTGGCCACGCTGCTGCGGACCGTCTTCGAACAACCCGACATCGATGCAGTCCAGTCCCAGATGCGGCACGTCCTGGACGCATTGGAGGCCAAGTTCCCCAAGGCGGCAGCCCACTTGGACGCCGCTCAGGGCGATGTGCTGGCGTTCACCGCGTTCCCGCGCGAGATCTGGCGGCAGATCTGGTCGAACAATCCGCAGGAACGGCTCAACAAGGAGATCCGCCGCCGCACCGACGTGGTCGGCATCTTCCCCGACCGCACCGCCCTGATCCGCCTGGTCGGCGCGGTGCTGGCCGAGCAGAACGACGAGTGGACCGAAGCCCGCCGCTACATGGGACTCGACCTGCTGGCCAAGGCCCGCCTCCACCCGATCGAGTCAGAAACCGACGACACAGTCATCCCGACGGAACTCACCGCATAG
- a CDS encoding acetamidase/formamidase family protein, whose amino-acid sequence MTEPRILTVRPEPDQYAWTFGGAAPVARIAPGTVLDLFTEDCFAGRVRSEKDLVSEVCEFPFLNPQTGPFHIEGAEPGDTVAVHFVSIEPARDWAASTTVPLFGALTSTHTTATLQPPLAEQVWIWQLDRARRTALFQARDSDIEVELPMDPMHGTVGVAPANLEVRSALVPDAHGGNMDTPEMRAGVTCYLGVNVEGALLSLGDGHARQGEGETCGVAVECAMNTVVIVDLLKDVATPWPRLESDTHLISTGSARPLEDAFRISQLDLVRWLVRDYGFSEPDAYQFATQAVESPLANVCDTNYTCVAKLRKEWLPKRETYRGVHARLRETARALRG is encoded by the coding sequence ATGACCGAACCCCGGATTCTCACCGTGCGCCCGGAACCGGACCAGTACGCCTGGACGTTCGGCGGAGCGGCGCCCGTCGCCCGGATCGCGCCGGGCACGGTGCTCGACCTGTTCACGGAGGACTGCTTCGCCGGCCGGGTCCGCTCCGAGAAGGATCTCGTCTCCGAGGTCTGTGAGTTCCCGTTCCTCAATCCGCAGACCGGCCCCTTCCACATCGAGGGCGCCGAGCCCGGCGACACCGTGGCCGTGCACTTCGTGTCGATCGAACCGGCCCGTGACTGGGCGGCGTCGACGACGGTGCCGCTGTTCGGTGCGCTCACCTCCACCCACACGACGGCCACACTCCAGCCCCCGCTGGCGGAGCAGGTGTGGATCTGGCAGCTGGACCGCGCTCGGCGCACCGCACTGTTCCAGGCGCGGGACAGTGACATCGAGGTGGAGCTGCCCATGGACCCGATGCACGGCACGGTGGGCGTGGCCCCCGCCAACCTGGAGGTGCGCTCGGCCCTGGTACCCGACGCGCACGGCGGGAACATGGACACGCCCGAGATGCGGGCGGGCGTCACCTGCTACCTGGGGGTCAACGTCGAGGGCGCGCTGCTCAGCCTCGGTGACGGACACGCCCGGCAGGGCGAGGGCGAAACCTGCGGGGTGGCCGTGGAGTGCGCCATGAACACCGTGGTGATCGTGGACCTCCTCAAGGACGTCGCCACCCCGTGGCCCCGGCTGGAGTCCGACACGCACCTCATCTCGACCGGCTCGGCCCGCCCGCTGGAGGACGCGTTCCGGATATCGCAGCTCGACCTGGTGCGCTGGCTGGTCCGCGACTACGGATTCAGTGAGCCGGACGCGTACCAATTCGCAACCCAGGCGGTCGAATCACCGTTGGCCAACGTGTGCGACACGAACTACACATGCGTGGCCAAGCTGCGTAAGGAATGGCTGCCCAAGCGCGAGACATACCGCGGCGTGCACGCGCGGCTGCGGGAGACCGCGCGAGCACTGCGCGGCTGA
- a CDS encoding GAF domain-containing protein has translation MTDPWVALEPGTDPAERVRALRRAHETFTTVGTVPRPVRSVVAESWRRSARAGVGPDGAAKVELADGDLGAYRAEHPLARVMPLFRELMGTFAADGEHLLAVCDAHGRLLWVEGHRATRRRADGMNFVPGARWSETAVGTNAPGTAVAVDRPVQVFAAEHFIRRVQPWTCAAAPVHDPRTGRVLGAVDITGGDGLAHPHSLGFVQAVARAAEAQLALLAPPRSSTDAPMLSALGRDEAELVLDGRRTRLSRRHSEIVVLLARHPEGLSGDELLCALYADESVTPVTLRAELARLRRLLGPGLLASRPYRLTAAVESDVIVVERRLETGALTAAAEAYTGPLLPGSQAPAIVRLRERLADGLRTALIAHRDPDLLADWAHAPWGEDDVVVWRALAAVRPTAPVRARLAALEAELTAPGTRLSPPACDATYLQRRLA, from the coding sequence TTGACCGATCCGTGGGTGGCCTTGGAGCCGGGGACCGACCCCGCCGAGCGGGTCCGTGCGCTGCGCCGGGCGCACGAGACGTTCACCACCGTGGGTACAGTGCCCCGCCCGGTGCGGTCGGTGGTGGCGGAGTCGTGGCGGCGCAGCGCCCGGGCCGGTGTCGGACCGGACGGCGCCGCCAAGGTGGAGCTGGCCGACGGCGATCTCGGCGCCTACCGCGCGGAGCACCCGCTGGCCCGGGTGATGCCGCTGTTCCGTGAACTGATGGGCACCTTCGCCGCCGACGGCGAGCATCTGCTGGCGGTGTGCGACGCGCACGGCAGGCTGCTCTGGGTCGAGGGCCACCGGGCGACGAGACGCCGGGCGGACGGGATGAACTTCGTGCCGGGGGCGCGCTGGTCGGAGACCGCGGTCGGCACCAACGCGCCGGGTACCGCGGTCGCCGTGGACCGGCCGGTGCAGGTGTTCGCCGCGGAGCACTTCATACGGCGGGTGCAGCCGTGGACCTGCGCAGCCGCTCCGGTGCACGATCCGCGCACCGGCCGTGTGCTGGGCGCCGTCGACATCACCGGTGGTGACGGGCTGGCGCATCCGCACAGTCTCGGGTTCGTCCAGGCGGTGGCGCGGGCCGCCGAGGCCCAGCTCGCGCTGCTCGCGCCGCCGCGGAGCAGCACGGACGCGCCGATGCTCAGCGCGCTGGGCCGGGACGAGGCCGAACTCGTCCTGGACGGCCGCCGGACCCGGCTCAGCCGCCGGCACAGCGAGATCGTCGTTCTGCTCGCGCGGCATCCCGAGGGGCTGAGCGGTGACGAGCTGCTGTGTGCGCTGTACGCGGACGAGTCGGTGACCCCGGTGACCCTGCGGGCCGAACTGGCCCGGCTGCGCAGGCTGTTGGGGCCGGGGCTGCTCGCCTCACGGCCGTACCGGCTCACGGCCGCGGTCGAGTCGGACGTCATCGTCGTGGAGCGGCGGCTGGAGACGGGGGCGCTGACGGCGGCGGCGGAGGCGTACACCGGTCCGCTGCTGCCCGGTTCGCAGGCGCCGGCGATCGTACGGCTGCGGGAGCGGCTCGCCGACGGGCTGCGCACGGCGCTGATCGCGCACCGCGACCCGGACCTCTTGGCAGACTGGGCGCACGCGCCGTGGGGTGAGGACGACGTGGTGGTGTGGAGGGCGCTCGCCGCGGTGCGACCCACGGCTCCGGTGCGGGCCCGGCTGGCGGCGCTGGAGGCCGAACTGACGGCACCCGGCACCCGGCTGTCCCCGCCGGCCTGCGACGCAACGTACTTGCAACGTCGGCTTGCCTAG
- a CDS encoding EamA family transporter — protein MSDRRALPADERALTSTHALCTARIPTGSRTDTDLRRRAHSAGPAVWGSTYLVTTELLPPGRPLLASTMRSLPAGPVLLAIGRELPCGAWWLRALVLGALNTGIFFYLLFVAAYHLPGGVAPLVVAVQPTVVLLLGAALLKEPIRPAQLPACLS, from the coding sequence GTGTCGGACCGCAGGGCGTTGCCTGCCGACGAGCGGGCACTCACCAGCACGCATGCCCTCTGCACTGCGCGCATCCCCACCGGCTCCCGGACCGACACGGACCTTCGACGCCGCGCTCACAGCGCCGGCCCCGCGGTGTGGGGGAGCACCTACCTGGTCACGACGGAACTGCTGCCGCCCGGCAGACCGCTGCTGGCCTCCACGATGCGGTCGCTGCCCGCCGGGCCGGTGCTGCTCGCGATCGGCCGCGAACTACCGTGCGGCGCGTGGTGGTTGCGGGCTCTGGTCCTGGGCGCGCTGAACACAGGCATCTTCTTCTACCTGCTGTTCGTGGCCGCTTACCACCTGCCCGGTGGAGTGGCGCCGCTGGTCGTCGCCGTGCAGCCCACGGTCGTACTGCTCCTCGGCGCCGCGCTGCTGAAGGAGCCCATCCGCCCGGCGCAGCTCCCCGCCTGTCTGAGCTGA
- a CDS encoding N-acetylmuramoyl-L-alanine amidase — protein MDKAPARPAEPDKPARPTPPARPAASLLSRRRLLRGAALAAVPYALLPDPRAGAQTEPVDYPPAEWQPASSSNYTSSDRPGSYAIDRVIIHVTQETYANTLAIFANPAKKVSAHYLVRSADGHVAQCVHEADIAWHAGNWDYNTRSIGIEHEGWVDQPSYFTNALYEQSARLTAAVCDTYGIPKDREHIIGHYQVPGTDHTDPGPYWDWVRYIRLVNFA, from the coding sequence ATGGACAAGGCTCCGGCCCGCCCGGCAGAGCCGGACAAACCAGCACGGCCAACACCCCCGGCCCGCCCGGCCGCGTCGCTCCTCAGCCGGCGCCGGCTCCTGAGGGGCGCGGCGCTCGCCGCCGTGCCCTACGCGCTGCTCCCGGATCCGCGGGCCGGCGCACAGACCGAGCCCGTCGACTACCCGCCCGCCGAGTGGCAGCCTGCGAGCAGTTCCAACTACACGTCGTCCGACCGGCCCGGCAGCTATGCGATCGACCGTGTGATCATCCACGTCACGCAGGAGACGTACGCCAACACGCTGGCGATCTTCGCCAACCCGGCGAAGAAGGTGTCCGCGCACTATCTGGTCCGCTCGGCGGACGGGCACGTCGCCCAGTGTGTGCACGAGGCCGACATCGCCTGGCACGCCGGCAACTGGGACTACAACACCCGCAGCATCGGCATCGAGCACGAAGGGTGGGTGGACCAGCCGTCCTATTTCACCAACGCCCTCTACGAGCAGTCGGCCAGACTGACCGCGGCAGTCTGCGACACGTACGGCATCCCCAAGGACCGGGAGCACATCATCGGCCACTACCAGGTGCCGGGCACCGACCACACCGACCCGGGGCCGTACTGGGACTGGGTGCGTTACATCCGACTGGTCAACTTCGCCTAG
- a CDS encoding thioesterase domain-containing protein, with translation MNLRLLARESGAGRPSFGIQAHGINAGETPHPTIREMAAADVAEILLIQPEGPYSLWGYSFGARVAFEAAWQLKQSGRQVDHLLLICPGNPKVRTDGADRFGREATYRNPWTSPSCTRSSPAPPAVRRWMPASRPRGTRTAS, from the coding sequence ATGAACCTGCGCCTGCTGGCCCGCGAGAGCGGCGCAGGCCGGCCGTCCTTCGGGATCCAGGCGCACGGCATCAACGCCGGCGAGACACCGCACCCGACCATCCGCGAGATGGCGGCCGCCGACGTGGCCGAGATCCTGCTCATCCAGCCCGAGGGCCCGTACAGCCTCTGGGGCTACTCCTTCGGTGCCCGTGTCGCCTTCGAGGCCGCCTGGCAGCTGAAGCAGTCCGGTCGCCAGGTCGATCACCTCCTGCTGATCTGCCCCGGCAACCCCAAGGTCCGCACGGACGGCGCGGACCGCTTCGGCCGCGAGGCGACCTACCGCAACCCGTGGACGTCGCCATCCTGTACTCGGTCTTCACCGGCACCGCCGGCGGTCCGGAGGTGGATGCCTGCCTCGCGGCCACGCGGGACGAGGACAGCTTCGTGA
- a CDS encoding IS5 family transposase gives MGRRDLTSAQWAKLEPLLPVGKKPGRPPVHTKRQLIDGIRWRTRADTPWRDVPERYGPRGTVYGLLRRWQRDGTWHRIFEQLQARADAEGLITWDASVDSTIARAHQHAAGARKKGICRSSRQAASSPSPSTMGSAAPGAD, from the coding sequence ATGGGGAGGCGCGATCTGACGAGCGCGCAGTGGGCGAAGCTGGAGCCGCTACTCCCGGTCGGGAAGAAGCCCGGGCGGCCACCGGTGCACACCAAGCGGCAGTTGATAGACGGCATACGCTGGCGCACCCGCGCTGATACTCCCTGGCGGGACGTGCCTGAGCGGTACGGCCCGCGGGGGACGGTCTACGGCCTCTTACGGCGTTGGCAGCGGGACGGCACCTGGCACCGCATCTTCGAGCAACTGCAGGCCCGAGCCGACGCCGAGGGGCTGATCACCTGGGACGCCTCGGTGGACTCGACCATCGCCCGCGCCCACCAGCATGCGGCCGGTGCCCGCAAAAAGGGGATCTGCAGGTCGAGCCGCCAGGCGGCGTCTTCACCGAGCCCGTCGACCATGGGCTCGGCCGCTCCCGGGGCGGACTGA
- a CDS encoding APC family permease: MHGETSGALRRDAIGLREVLFQSVTAMAPAAAVAASIPSGAAFAGGSLPLAVLIALVACLFTASCVAELARELPAAGSVATYAARGLHPAVGFLVGWGYVFVEMLVPPLLLLQLGFTASGTLHEEWSSYPAGLWWPWALAGAVVIAVTGYLGVRASARFGTVLGIFEIVVLLVFAGLLIGKAGSANALSVFGTSHTADGYAGFSGVFAGSVYTVLAFAGFEAAAPLAEETRDPRRTMHRAVLGAALGIGLFYVITTYAMTVYYGPDRFAKFGASGAASWEGVARASFGLFWVLVFLAVINSTIANANACANVSTRTAFALARIRVLPSLLATLHPRHRSPVAGIAAQTVVAVGAVVGLGFAYDPMTAFLLLATVIVTVVVGVYIVVNLACAGYFLRAGRAAIKPVRHLLFPLLGIAAFVPALLTAAGLPVFDFVTALTAPVSYAGPVVGVWMATGMVVLLLLIRRHPERIAQTARVHLDQYDPGGHRQEGTVPS; encoded by the coding sequence ATGCACGGGGAGACGAGCGGGGCGTTGCGACGCGACGCGATCGGGTTGCGCGAGGTGCTGTTCCAGAGCGTCACGGCGATGGCGCCGGCCGCCGCGGTGGCCGCGTCGATCCCGTCCGGCGCCGCGTTCGCGGGCGGCAGCCTGCCGCTGGCGGTACTGATCGCGCTGGTGGCCTGCCTGTTCACCGCGTCGTGCGTGGCCGAGCTGGCCCGGGAGTTACCGGCTGCGGGCTCGGTGGCCACATACGCGGCACGGGGGCTGCACCCGGCCGTCGGCTTCCTCGTCGGCTGGGGCTACGTCTTCGTGGAGATGCTCGTCCCGCCCCTGCTGCTGTTGCAACTGGGCTTCACGGCATCCGGCACGCTGCACGAGGAGTGGTCCTCATATCCGGCCGGCCTGTGGTGGCCCTGGGCCCTGGCGGGTGCGGTCGTGATCGCCGTCACCGGTTACCTCGGCGTGCGGGCCTCGGCCCGCTTCGGGACCGTCCTCGGCATCTTCGAGATCGTCGTCCTCCTGGTGTTCGCGGGCCTGCTCATCGGCAAGGCGGGCAGCGCCAACGCCCTGTCGGTGTTCGGCACTTCACACACCGCTGACGGTTACGCCGGGTTCAGCGGCGTGTTCGCCGGTTCCGTCTACACGGTCCTGGCGTTCGCCGGGTTCGAGGCGGCGGCGCCGCTCGCCGAGGAGACCCGCGACCCCCGCCGGACCATGCACCGCGCGGTGCTCGGAGCGGCTCTGGGGATCGGCCTGTTCTATGTGATCACGACCTATGCGATGACCGTCTACTACGGCCCGGACCGCTTCGCGAAGTTCGGCGCGTCGGGTGCGGCGTCATGGGAGGGCGTCGCCCGGGCCTCGTTCGGTCTCTTCTGGGTGCTGGTGTTCCTGGCGGTGATCAACTCCACGATCGCCAACGCCAACGCGTGCGCCAACGTCTCGACCCGCACGGCCTTCGCCCTGGCCCGCATCCGGGTCCTGCCAAGCCTCCTCGCCACCCTCCATCCCCGGCACCGCTCCCCCGTGGCCGGTATCGCGGCGCAGACGGTCGTGGCGGTCGGAGCCGTGGTGGGGCTCGGCTTCGCCTATGACCCCATGACCGCGTTCCTCCTCCTCGCCACCGTGATCGTCACGGTCGTGGTCGGTGTCTACATCGTCGTGAACCTCGCCTGCGCGGGCTATTTCCTGCGGGCCGGCCGGGCCGCCATCAAGCCGGTACGGCATCTGCTCTTCCCGTTGCTGGGCATCGCCGCGTTCGTCCCGGCCCTGCTGACGGCCGCCGGCCTCCCGGTGTTCGACTTCGTGACCGCGCTGACGGCTCCGGTGTCCTACGCCGGTCCCGTTGTCGGCGTCTGGATGGCGACAGGCATGGTGGTGCTGCTCCTGCTGATACGGCGTCACCCCGAGCGAATAGCGCAGACCGCGCGGGTCCACCTCGACCAGTACGACCCGGGCGGCCACCGGCAGGAGGGGACTGTGCCCAGCTGA